The genomic window TTTCCGGAAGGGCTGCCCCTGCCCTGCTTTTCCTTCGACGAGGCCTTCGAGGCGGTGGAGAGCGGCAAGGCCGACCGCGCCGTCATTCCCATCGAGAACAGCTACGCGGGCCGAGTTGCCGAAATCCACTTCCTGCTGCCCGCCTCGAGGCTCCACATCGTGGGCGAGCACTTCCTGCGCGTGCGCCACAGCCTGCTGGCCCCGAAGGGCGCCAAGCTGGAAAACGTGCGCCAAGCCTTCAGCCACCCGCAGGCGCTGAGCCAGACCCGCAAGTGGTGCGCGGCGCGCGGCATCGACCAGGTGCCCTACGCCGACACGGCGGGCGCAGCCGCGCTGGTGGCCGAAAAGCAGGAGCCGGGCACGTCCGCCGTCGCCTCCAGCTTCGCCGGGCAGATTTACGACCTCGACATCCTGGCCGAAGGCATCGAGGACGTGGCGCACAACACCACCCGCTTCGTGGTGCTGGCGCGCGAGCCCATCACGCCGGACCCCGCCAAGGGCCCGCTGATGACCACCATCTTCTTCGAGGTGCGGAACATCCCCGCCGCCCTGTTCAAGGCGCTGGGAGGCTTCGCCACCAACGGCATCAACATCACCAAGCTGGAAAGCTACCAGCGCGAGGGCACCTTCACCGCCACCGATTTCTTCGCGGATTTCGAGGGCTCGCCGGAAGACCCCGCCGTCCAGCGCGCGCTGGAGGAACTGGAATTCCACTCCAAGCGCCTGCGGATCTTCGGCACCTACGCGCAGGCCCTCACCCGCCTGCACCCGGACGCGCTGGACGAGCAGGCGAGCGGCTGATTTTTCAGGCCGCGCCATCCAGCAGGAAATTGTTCTCGGGCGTCGCCATGCGGAAGGCGACGACCGTGCGCTCGCCGTAAGCCCCGGCCGCCGCGAACGGATCGCTGGCGGCCAGCCGCTCGGCCTCCGCCTGCGAGGCGCAGCGCAGCACGATCAGCGCCGTACCGTCCGCGCACGGGCCGCACAGCACCAGCTGGCCCGCCTCGTGCAGGGAGCGCAGCCAGGCGACATGCGCCGCCACCAGCGGCGGCGTCATACGTTCGGGCTGCGCGCCTCCAAGCCTGACGACAAAGTGGCTCATGCTTCTCCTCCCAGCCCCGCCCATGCCTCCAGGAGCTGGCGGGCGATGGCGATGCGGGTGGGGCTGTTGAACGGCCCCTCGCCCCTAAGGGCGGCGCGTACTTCCGAACGGGTGAACCAGCGGGCGTCCTCCAGTTCAGTTTCATCGATTCGGATATCGCGCGACAGCGCCTCGGCGAAGCAGCCGACCATGAGATTGTTGGGGAACGGCCAGGGCTGGCTGGCGACATAGCGCACGCGGCCCACCCGGATGCCCGCCTCTTCCCACACCTCGCGGCGCACGGCCTCTTCGAGGCTTTCGCCCGGCTCCACGAAGCCGGCCAGCGCCGAATACATGCCCGGCGCGAAGTGGGGCTGGCGGCCGACGAGGCAGCTGTCGCCGTCCACCACCAGCATGATGGCAACCGGATCGACGCGGGGGAAATGCTCCGCCCCGCAGGCAGGGTTTCCGCACAGGCGGGCGTAGCCACCCTTGTCGATGCGCGTGGGGTTGCCGCAGTTGGGGCAGAAATGGTGGCGGCTGTGCCAGGCCAGCAGCGAGCGCGCCTGGCCCAGAATGGCAACGCGGTGATCCCCGCCCATGGCGATGGCGACGGCGCGGGCCTCCCACGGCTCGCTGTCCGCAATGGCCTCGGGCGCGAGGTTGACGGCGAAGTGGGGAATGCCGTCAGCATCCAGCCCGAGGAACACCCAGTCGTTGCCAGGCTGGATTGCCCGCTCGGCAGCGTCCCGCCCGTGCCACAAGAGGTCCGGCGCGCCATCTTCCACCCGCACGAAGGGTTTTAATTCCTGCAGCAGCATCCAGCGCACATCCGGGCGCTGGCGCATGGCGGCGATCCAGGCAGGATCGCGGCGCAGCTCGTCGGTGCGGTCAAGCGTGCCGCCGGTGAAGCCCAGTTGCCCTGTGGGCAGCGGCGCGGTGAAGGGGTCTGCAATCATTACGGAAATTCCCTGAATTCGGCCTGCACAGTGCCCCTTCCGGCGAGATTTGTGCAAGCACCTGTTGCGCTCGGCGGCAATTCGTGGAAAACGGGGGCTGGGAGTCGGGGCGGGCAGGCCGCTCGCCAACCCGGTCAGGTCCGGAAGGAAGCAGCCGCAACGATTCCGGTCTGGGTCGTTCCCGGCTCCCACCTGAAACCAGACTGGCCAAGGAATGACTGACACACCCGCGCCCGAGGCATACCGCGTACTCGCGCGGAAATACCGCCCCTCCACATTCGAGGCTCTCATCGGCCAGGATGCCATGGTGCGGACGCTGGCCAACGCCATCGAGACCGGCCGTCTGGCCCATGCCTTCCTGCTCACCGGCGTTCGCGGCGTCGGCAAGACCTCCACCGCCCGCCTCATCGCCAAGGCGCTGAACTGCGTCGGCCCCGACGGCACGGGCGGCCCCACCATTTCGCCGTGCGGCGTGTGCGAGCCCTGCCGGGCGATCAGCGAATCCCGTCACATCGATGTCGTCGAGATGGACGCCGCCTCCCGCACCGGCATCGACGACGTGCGCGAGATCATCGACGCGGTGCGCTACGCAGCGGTTTCGGCGCGTTATAAAGTTTAC from Pedomonas mirosovicensis includes these protein-coding regions:
- a CDS encoding prephenate dehydratase; translation: MQIYPEPARELVSRMTAKATALPSQAVAFQGAPGAFSHLATCQVFPEGLPLPCFSFDEAFEAVESGKADRAVIPIENSYAGRVAEIHFLLPASRLHIVGEHFLRVRHSLLAPKGAKLENVRQAFSHPQALSQTRKWCAARGIDQVPYADTAGAAALVAEKQEPGTSAVASSFAGQIYDLDILAEGIEDVAHNTTRFVVLAREPITPDPAKGPLMTTIFFEVRNIPAALFKALGGFATNGINITKLESYQREGTFTATDFFADFEGSPEDPAVQRALEELEFHSKRLRIFGTYAQALTRLHPDALDEQASG
- a CDS encoding YciI family protein, coding for MSHFVVRLGGAQPERMTPPLVAAHVAWLRSLHEAGQLVLCGPCADGTALIVLRCASQAEAERLAASDPFAAAGAYGERTVVAFRMATPENNFLLDGAA
- the nudC gene encoding NAD(+) diphosphatase, which translates into the protein MIADPFTAPLPTGQLGFTGGTLDRTDELRRDPAWIAAMRQRPDVRWMLLQELKPFVRVEDGAPDLLWHGRDAAERAIQPGNDWVFLGLDADGIPHFAVNLAPEAIADSEPWEARAVAIAMGGDHRVAILGQARSLLAWHSRHHFCPNCGNPTRIDKGGYARLCGNPACGAEHFPRVDPVAIMLVVDGDSCLVGRQPHFAPGMYSALAGFVEPGESLEEAVRREVWEEAGIRVGRVRYVASQPWPFPNNLMVGCFAEALSRDIRIDETELEDARWFTRSEVRAALRGEGPFNSPTRIAIARQLLEAWAGLGGEA